One window of Microtus pennsylvanicus isolate mMicPen1 chromosome X, mMicPen1.hap1, whole genome shotgun sequence genomic DNA carries:
- the Pqbp1 gene encoding polyglutamine-binding protein 1, with the protein MPLPVALQTRLAKRGILKHLEPEPEEEIIAEDYDDDPVDYESTRLEGLPPNWYKVFDPSCGLPYYWNVETDLVSWLSPHDPNFVVSKSAKKLRTNNAEAEDKLDRNHEKLDRNHEKSDRSHEKPDRSHEKADRNHEKSDRERSYDKVDNRERDRDRERDRDRGYDKADREEGKDRRHHRREELAPYPKSKKAASRKDEELDPMDPSSYSDAPRGTWSTGLPKRNEAKTGADTTAAGPLFQQRPYPSPGAVLRANAEASRTKQQD; encoded by the exons ATGCCGCTCCCGGTTGCACTGCAGACCCGCTTGGCGAAGAGGGGCATCCTCAAACATTTGGAGCCCG AGCCAGAGGAAGAGATTATTGCTGAGGACTATGATGATGATCCTGTCGACTATGAGTCCACCCGGTTAGAGGGTCTGCCACCGAACTGGTACAAGGTGTTTGACCCTTCTTG TGGACTCCCCTATTACTGGAATGTCGAGACAGACCTCGTGTCGTGGCTCTCACCACATGACCCCAACTTTGTCGTTTCCAAATCTGCCAAGAAACTGAGGACCAATAATGCTG AGGCTGAGGACAAGTTGGACCGGAATCATGAGAAGTTGGACAGAAATCATGAGAAGTCAGACCGAAGTCACGAGAAGCCAGACAGGAGCCATGAGAAGGCAGACCGAAACCATGAGAAGTCTGATCGAGAGCGGAGCTATGACAAAGtggacaacagagagagagatcgGGACAGGGAACGAGATCGGGACCGGGGGTATGACAAGGCAGACCGGGAAGAGGGCAAAGACCGGCGCCACCATCGCAGAGAGGAGCTAGCTCCTTACCCCAAGAGCAAGAAGG CGGCGAGCCGGAAAGATGAAGAATTAGACCCTATGGATCCCAGCTCGTACTCAGATGCACCCCG GGGCACATGGTCAACAGGACTACCCAAGAGGAATGAGGCCAAGACAGGCGCCGACACGACAGCAGCTGGGCCCCTCTTCCAGCAGCGCCCATACCCTTCCCCAGGGGCTGTGCTCCGCGCCAACGCTGAGGCCTCCCGAACCAAACAGCAGGACTGA